The genomic DNA TAGCCCGTCAGTTACATGATGTCTCGTTGCACCAACACGATATCTGTTTTCCATACATTGACCATACGATTGTCTATCAACGTTGGCTCGGCGATTTACAACGCCTTTTGGTCTCACGGATGCCGGAATCGGCCCGAAATTCCCTGCAGGAGTATCTGAATCTAGCACAATATCATCTCGACACCGCAAAATATCACCAATCTCCTTCCTTTCAACCGGTCATCTCGACTGATTTGAATTCGCTCAACATCTTATGGAATCAGAATCAACAAATCATTGGAATCGTTGATCACGAACATATCGGTGCAACCGACCGTGTACAGGATTTGGCCTGGCTGATCAAATGGTATGCCCGGACGGAAGGCATTGGCTCGCATGACGTGTCCGGTCGCTTGGCAAAGACGTTACTTGCCCATTACAACTCGCCGACCGTCCTCGTATCGCAAGACGATCCGCGGTTGGCTGCCTTGTTATGGCTCTCGGGCTGTTTTAATCTGCATTTCATTGAACGGACGAAACAGCTTGCGTTCGATGCAGAAAACAACCCGGTCGGTTATGATCAGTTCCAACTTCACTTGCAGACATACCGTGCAAGAGGTGAACAACTTTCCGTGCTGTTACGCAATTAAAAAAAGAAACAAGTCGTCGGACTTGTTTCTTCACAACACACGAAATGGACTAACGCTGTCGGATGGTTTTAAACGATATGTAGCAATTGGTTTAAAGTAGCTGTTCAGCGTCTTTACTTGGTACTCGCCTGTTTGCGTAACTAACTCAAGGACATGATAGGTTTTCGTTTTGCTGTCATACACGTAGTCGATCAAATCATGATCATTGTCATACAGAAGTCGGGCTTGTTTCGTCCGATGATTGATTTCAAAGAAACAGTCCATATTGAAAATCAGTTCGGTTTCCCGTGAGAGCATCTGTGTTTTCTCTACTCCACCTTTTACATACTGGTTTGAAGTCATTGTTTTCGTGCTGCGTTGTTTTTTTGTGTCGTAAGACAGAACCGTTAATTTATTCTCGTTCTTAGGTGAAGTACCGTAAATCTTCAATTGTGAACCGGCTAGGCGAATGT from Exiguobacterium sibiricum 7-3 includes the following:
- a CDS encoding phosphotransferase → MEQTNPFTLINQAVMSYGLDFQSLEVEPVSLTTYGKHGDLHYKILIDGHPYSIRLLPKKRYIESSLPQSTSDILTLQLRYTDYLRTQGIPFMERVKPANEAFFTTITDPVGLHWTCCLFHWMDGHHVTANTIHTAARMGTLARQLHDVSLHQHDICFPYIDHTIVYQRWLGDLQRLLVSRMPESARNSLQEYLNLAQYHLDTAKYHQSPSFQPVISTDLNSLNILWNQNQQIIGIVDHEHIGATDRVQDLAWLIKWYARTEGIGSHDVSGRLAKTLLAHYNSPTVLVSQDDPRLAALLWLSGCFNLHFIERTKQLAFDAENNPVGYDQFQLHLQTYRARGEQLSVLLRN